TTCGCGTGGTCGCCCGAGAGCAACACCGGCGGCACCGCGTGCCCCGCGTACTCCGGCGGCCGCGTGTAGCTCGGCGCCGACAACCCCCGGCCGTAGAACGAGTCGCCGTAGGCCGAGTCGTGGTCGGACATTGCCCCCGGGAGCAGCCGCACGACCGCGTCGATCACCGCGAGCGCGGCGGGCTCCCCGCCGCTCAAGACGAAGTCGCCGAGCGAGAGCTCCTCCGTGGCGAGGTGGTCGGCGACCCGCTGGTCGACGTCCTTGTAGTGACCGCAGAGGAGGGTCAGCTCCTCGCCCGCCGCGTAGCGCAGCGCGTCCTCCTGGGCGAACCGCCTTCCGCGCGGCGAGAGGAGGACGATCGGCGCGCGGGCGCCGAGGTGCGCGACGGCCTCGAAGAACGGGCCGGGGCGCATGACCATCCCCGGGCCGCCGCCGTACGCGTAGTCGTCGACCGAGCGGTGGCGGTCGTGCGTGAAGTCGCGCAGGTCGACGAGGCGGTACTCGACGCTCCCGGCCGCCCGCGCGCGGGCCGGGATGCTCATGCCTAACGGCGTCTCGAAGAACTGCGGGAAGATCGTGACGACGTTCACCCGCAGCGGCGCGCGCGCGTCCGGTGTCATTCCGGCGTCATCCAGAACGCGTCATCCTGAGCGCAGCGAAGGATCTTGCGTGCGGCCCGGGGAGTCGTGAGCCGTCGGGCCGACGCCGGCGCGGCCGGCACGCCCCCCCCGGCGAGGACGCAAGATCCTTCGCTGCGCTCAGGATGACGTGCGACGGCGTCACGCTCGCCCCCGCACCCGCCCCGCTCACTCGAACAGCCCCTCCGGTGGGTCGACCGTGATCGTGCGCGCGGGGACGTCGACCTCGAGCACCATCTCGGGGCGGTAGGGGAGGTACGCGGTGCGCGGCTTCTCGCCCGCGGGCGTGCCCACGAGGCGCACGTCAAGCGCGAGTCCCTGCGGCAGCTCCATCAGGTCGACGACCTCGCCCACCGGCGTGCCGTCGCGGTGCACGACGCGCATGCCGACCAGCTCGTGCAGGTACACTTCGTCCTCGGCCGGCGGCGCCAGCTCGGCGTAGGGCACGAGGAGCGCGCGGTCGCGCCACGGCTCGGCGGCGGTGCGGTCGGCGATCTCGTCGAAGCTGACGATCAGCCCTTCCTTGAAAGGCGACGCGCGGCGGACCGTGAGGGCGAGCGGCGGCCCGCCCGGGCGACGGTCGGCCGTGAGCACGCGCCCGTCGGGCGTCCCGCCGAACACGCGACGGCCGGACGCGAAGACCGCGTCCGGCGCGTCGGTGAACGTCTCGACCGCGAGCTCGCCGCGGATGCCGTGCGCGCGGCGCACGATCCCGACGAGCGCGAGGTCGTCCCGCGGCGCCGCCGCGCTCACGCCTCCACGGAGAGCGACGGGTCCGCGGTCGGCGAATCCGCCGCCGGAGCGGCCGGCGCCTCGGGCGCGGGCGTCGGCGCGGCGGCCGCGATTTCCGGGAGCGCGACGGCGCTCGCGGCG
The Gemmatimonadetes bacterium T265 genome window above contains:
- the trmD gene encoding tRNA (guanine-N(1)-)-methyltransferase encodes the protein MTPDARAPLRVNVVTIFPQFFETPLGMSIPARARAAGSVEYRLVDLRDFTHDRHRSVDDYAYGGGPGMVMRPGPFFEAVAHLGARAPIVLLSPRGRRFAQEDALRYAAGEELTLLCGHYKDVDQRVADHLATEELSLGDFVLSGGEPAALAVIDAVVRLLPGAMSDHDSAYGDSFYGRGLSAPSYTRPPEYAGHAVPPVLLSGDHAKIAEWREWEGRRLTARRDGAPEPVPEPVTRKRRR
- the rimM gene encoding ribosome maturation factor RimM, with translation MSAAAPRDDLALVGIVRRAHGIRGELAVETFTDAPDAVFASGRRVFGGTPDGRVLTADRRPGGPPLALTVRRASPFKEGLIVSFDEIADRTAAEPWRDRALLVPYAELAPPAEDEVYLHELVGMRVVHRDGTPVGEVVDLMELPQGLALDVRLVGTPAGEKPRTAYLPYRPEMVLEVDVPARTITVDPPEGLFE